The following DNA comes from Musa acuminata AAA Group cultivar baxijiao chromosome BXJ1-4, Cavendish_Baxijiao_AAA, whole genome shotgun sequence.
AACTCcaaacataaaatataaaaaaagatatttgGAGTAATTCATCGACACAAACTTTTTGGATATATATCCTAGAAATAACTCAATACTGTTGAACTAAATATGTCTTTAAAACTGATTCAAACCCAAGATTTTGATCAAAGATCTGACCTGATCGTGCTCGACCCCACATGAGAAGATTAATTCAATCAACTGTAGATGAATGAGAAAAAGAAATATCAGATCTATACAAATGATTATGATCATGCCTCTGAGCTCCTTTGTCTCACATTCCTTGAATGTTTTTGAGTGTGCAGATGCATATCATTCAAAACTATGATCTGATATAGGCCAAGGTTAATGCCATGACATACCAACAGAATTTGATTACAAGTCCCACCAATGAAAGGGAAAGTGCCTCAAAGAACTATTTGCCTACATAAAGCAAGCAACAAAAAGGGAGAAACATAATCACAGATCAGGCCAAAGTGTCATCTATATACAAGTTGCAACTTTCAAATTTGAATGTCTAAAAACTGCCATATCCGAATCATGAAACCTTAGTCAAAGCTATATTTTCTGATTCTAGGTCTTCATCTTTGAGCAATAGATGAAGCGGGAAGAAACTGGGAATAAGGATGCCCAGCAACAAACAGAGAAGAGCTGCAACTCCAACCCACCAAGCACCATGTGGAATCCCTAACATTAGTTCATCACAAACTGCAAAAACGAGAACACAATGTGCAACTAAAATAAAAGCCCAAAAGGATACTAGTCTGCGTTGAGAACGTATTTAGAATGTCTGTTCTAAGCATAAAGATGTTCTAATTTACCATCCAAGATGCAGATGGCCATCAAACTGTCTCCAGTCTTAAATGCAACTAAATATGGAAAATCAATAAATGGCAAAATGTTAACAAGGAAATATCCACACACAGCATTTTACTTAATTTCTGCAGCTGAACAATTATATTAATATGTGCTCAAACATAAAAGTTTGCAAGTCACCTATTATTCTGTGATATCAATTTAATCAATAAATTGTAGAATTTTGTTTTATCTAGGTGTCAGTTGGCACTCCATTTTGTTCCATGTCACTGgtaatttagattaaaaaaaatgtcaTAACATTAAGACAAACAACATCCACAGATCCATTATTACTATcaagaaccaaaaaaaaaaaaaaaattcacctgATAAGCTAGGTTGTTAAGTCCACATACCTCAGAAATTAGGTCTTTCCCTTCACTATGTTGGAACTAGTGCTACCATAATCTCTTTTTTCTTCCCTACcatattatttttcatttttatatctTCTACAGCTAATAAGGTTCTTTTAGCTCACACTGAAAAGCAGCTTGTCTTGAATCCATGAAGCAACTGAAAGACTCATGGCTCCAGCAATCTTGAAAACAACTGCTACATTGGAAAGCTTATAACCTTACTTGAAGGGTTGTGAATAAGGTTTCAGTTTTGAAGGCCCTGGACATTCATTTCAAAATATTGTCATGCTTACTCTCCATGTTCCAAAAATTATACTTCCATAAGAAAAGACTACAGCCCAATATCAATTATTTGACTATTAATCTTAATGAAAGGCAATGCATCTCTCTTTTTGTTCCTAAAACTCAAGATATTGCTAAGCAACAGGTATACAAGGCATTTTGATCAATGACAACAGGGCCACAATTGGGTTCGCTTGATGGAGCCGTCTCAAGTATGAAGGAACAAGAATGCTATAAAATGAACACACTTTAAAATGTATCTAGAGCTTGGCATCCCTAACTTAACTGGCATAAAGAAGTGACCACCAAGGAAGATGATTTCGTCATATACCAACTGTGAAAAAATTAGTATGTAACATGATGGGCAGTATGTAGAACAAGGTATACTGAAGCGGTATGAATTGAATGCTTCCATTTATTTTGTTCCCCTAGTTTGTTTGTTTTTCCATATCATACTTGGAAGACTTACTAAAATGGGTGTTCATTCTGACAATCCATGAGCTACTTGACATAAATATCACAGAGAGGCAACAATGAAATTTAGTCAAGATAGAAGTGGgcaacattttcttcttttcaagGATTTCACGTCTAAACTTCAAACTACAATCGATATTTTTCATGTGGGTAAGgcacaaaaaaaaatcttttaaacaAATTATTGttgaaaaaaagtaaaaaatgatACTGTTAATTAAAATTTTCTCAAGATAATGGCAAGCTGAAGTACATACTTTGTTGAAAATGTTACTGAGTGCACATGTGCCACATAGAAGAATCAGAAGGCATGTTCAGGTCTATTGCAGACATTGCAAAATTTCACAGACCAATAGAACTAGAGGTTATAAAACATGGAAGACAATATGAGTGGATCCATGTAGGACAGATCTGAAACTGAAATGATAAGTATTTGCACAAGACAAAAGAACGCTGATGATAAAAAATATGGTAAAAATGAAGAACTGAAGAAAGATGAAAAAATATGGTAAAAAGGAACCTCAATGAGTACACTAGGTGAGGAAAAATTTATTAGACTTGCTAGGAAAATACTCTGGATGAGTCTGGCCACTAGTTGAAGATCAAAAAGAGAACTCTATCAACTCTTCCTGGCTTTATAGCTGAACCACATTCATGGGAAAAAATCTCATGGATGTTGATGAAGATGTCATGTTCTATGTTCAGGAACAGAAAGGTGAATAGTGTCCCAAAGTTGAGAGATCATGCAAGAAAGACCCATCATAGATGTGACCATAGTTAGTAGTATACATTCGGTGGACCATTTTCTCTACATACATGCTCCTCAGGTCAGAAACGACTAAGAATTTTACTCTTTGAAAGCCTAAACAAGGTCCAAAAGGAACTTAGAGTGTGTCTCGGTTATTTACCATATGATAACTCTATTAGTGGTCTCTATAGTTGAAGTTGATTGTGTTATGAGCTCGGATAAGATTAGATGTGATCATAATAACACAAGAATTTAAATGAAAATGAAGAGAGAATTTAAAAGAAATCTTCATGGAGAGACTTAAGTCTCTTTCAGCTCAAAACAACAAAACAATAGAAGAAAACCATAATATTATGTGGCTTAACAAAGATCAGTTTCTTTTTTTCGATCTTAAACTCAAAGCAAAGATCATAGCTTCAGTATATAGGTTTCTTGTTTTGTAACAACAGTGGAGATATGAAATGAAAAACCATAATAAGAAAAGCAAAACAGTTAAAACAATCATTGCATTCAATTTGTCATTAAACAAAAGCAACAATTATAAAGGCTAAATTATTTACACAAATTAAACAATATAAATCAATAAAAGTGTCATGCTAGGATGAAGAAAATTTGAATTTCTCTTCCAATCTCTAACACGTTTTCTTATGTACTTTTGATGGCACAAGGACACAGAAGATTATTGTTTATAATGATCATAACTCCCCGAAACCATAAGACAAAAATGTCAATTTATTCATCACATACCGATGTTATAGATGACCAGTTCTCTCTCCGGCACATTTGGCTTGGCAACAACCCCGGCAGCGTCGACCGTCAAAATAACAAAAGCCTACGTGCAAAGCATCATATCAAATCAGAAACAAAATCAACGAACAGAACAAGCCAACATTGCTTACTGATTCGTCATTATCAGCCTTAAAAATCAGTTTCTCCGTATTAAGCAATCTCCTATTCTTTCTCGACCAAATTTCCGGCAAGGTCGTCTGCAGTTGAATGGAGAAGCTAGCAGGTATCTATTGCAATGTTAAGTTCAATGAGATCAAGATGATCTTCATAAGAAACTAAAAGAAAAAGGCAAAGCAAGAGCTCATTGGGGCAAAAGAACAAACAGAGGCCGGATATGATATCTTGACTTCGTAGGACGCGGATCTTCTAAGGCCGAGCAGCTCGTAGGTGCGTTGTCCGGAGTTCAATGGCATTGTCTCGCCCTTAATTTCTTCACCGACTTTCAGCGCCTTCACATCCGAGCTGCAGTGACGAAGGAAGTGATGACGGCTACGAGAAGCGGATATGGGGCGCAATCGGAGGAAGCGAGACAAACCTGTGTGTGAGGGGGAGGGAGGAGGCAACGAAGAAGCATCGGATCAGGGACATCAGAATGCAACTCCGTGACGATGGTGAAGGCATTGGATTCCCCCGTcgcgagagagacagagagagagacggAGACGAGGAAAGGCCTGAGATTACGGGCCGAGTCAGGCCGTCATGTACCACACGGACCCTTCTATAGCTGCAAAAAAGGGCCGTCAGGCTGTTACGTGCCACACGGACCGTTACGTGGCCTGGGAAGGCGGGCCTAAGCAGGCCGTCATGGGAATTTGAGTCCGACCCAAATATTGGATCCGCATTCAGGCTTGTCAATAGAACTATTAGTGTTCCGAGTTAATCGACACCGATTCTAATTAAATCTGTCTTATGGAATCATGTTTTTGAATAGAACTCTATCGTTTTAGTTCGCCAAATCGGTTATAGTGTCTTGCGTCACATATTTTAAGTCTATTTAAAAATACAAAAACCATGTTTAAATTTACCTTAATTATTAATATTCCTTAATTTAGTTAGATATATTATCTCATATGAAACTTAACACAGCGATTTGGTTGAgacattatattttatttttgttattgttgCAAACTTCGATTTAATGTAATTACTTAATTCAAAtccaaaagaagaagagaaagaatcaAAAGATGCCCCCCCATCCTTCTCCATCTGTCGTCACGCCCTCTGCACACACAGCACGCGACGTTCGGAGCCCGTTGGAAAACGATCCAAAAATGTTTTCGTTTTCTGTTTTCTGTTTTATGTTTTCTATTTTGCATGCAACGGTAACAACACGTATGACGGGGCACTTCAATGACAATTCCTGGTGGGCCCAAAACCAATCAATGCCGACGCCCTGCCACCGCCGCCCCCCTCCGCGTTTCGCTGTTGCCAGGTGGCAGTCGGTCCCGCTCCTCCCTGCTAACAAACATTCGTTCCATTGAGTTGTTGATTAGGCTCTCTAATTGACTATTAGTTGACCTAAAATTGTAATTAATGTCATACATGAAGTGCTTATATTTTTTGTTGCTTACGGCTTAAGCGTGACGAACGCGTCGAGCAGCGACTAAACTGCTGCCAGTCGTGTCGTGTTCGGCCTCGGAGACTAATTAGTAGCATTAAAGCCCGCGCCGTTGCAACGACACACATGTTTGTCATTCAAAGAACAAGTCTGACAcggtgttttatttttttttttttgaccattTCTTTTCGAACAAAAAGTTAGCACCGACAGGGAACATCAGGGCGCAGCAAAGACGAGACTGGCACTCACGCGGT
Coding sequences within:
- the LOC103981881 gene encoding uncharacterized protein LOC103981881 isoform X1; its protein translation is MPSPSSRSCILMSLIRCFFVASSLPLTHSSDVKALKVGEEIKGETMPLNSGQRTYELLGLRRSASYEVKISYPASIPASFSIQLQTTLPEIWSRKNRRLLNTEKLIFKADNDESAFVILTVDAAGVVAKPNVPERELVIYNIVCDELMLGIPHGAWWVGVAALLCLLLGILIPSFFPLHLLLKDEDLESENIALTKVS
- the LOC103981881 gene encoding uncharacterized protein LOC103981881 isoform X2, encoding MPSPSSRSCILMSLIRCFFVASSLPLTHSSDVKALKVGEEIKGETMPLNSGQRTYELLGLRRSASYEVKISYPASIPASFSIQLQTTLPEIWSRKNRRLLNTEKLIFKADNDESAFVILTVDAAGVVAKPNVPERELVIYNIGPSKLKPYSQPFK